GTGTCAGGATCTGAAATTTCCGCCAGTTCTGCGTAGTCCTCTTTTGTGCCTGTTTGAGAACCGCACATTACAACCTTCATACCTAAATGGCGGAATGCTTTAATGAGTGAGAACGCTTTAAAAGATCCACCAACATACATGGCAACCTTTTTACCTTCCAAATCTCTACGATAGCGGGCAAGCTCCGGCATAAGTGCAGACAATTCTTCACGGACCAGCGTTTGTGTTTTTTCGACGATACTTGGATCGGCATCTTTAAAAAAATCTGAGACTTGATATAAAGAGTCTGCCATGTCCTCGATGCCAATGTACGATACCCGTATGAATGGAGTTCCGTACTTTTCCTGCATCATTTTCGCTAAATCCAAAGTTGCACCTGAGCACTGAACAAGGTTGAGTGACGCCCCGTGGCAGCGCCCGATATCTTTTACGCGCCCGTCACCGGTGATGTTGGCGACGACAGTAATTCCCATTCGTTCAAAATATTTTCTGATAATCCAAATCTCGCCAGCCAAGTTGAAGTCACCAAGAATATTGACTGATAGTTTTGGAATGTCAGAAATGTCTTGAGTTCCAACAAGCTTGAACATGGCTTTGCAGGCTGCGAGATATCCGGCACGTTTGTTGCCTTTAAATCCTTCAGACATAACGGGCAAAACAGGGATACCTTTTTTCAGGCTCATGGCTTTACAAACCGCTTCTAAGTCATCGCCAATGATACCGACTATGCATGTTGAATAAACAAAAGCAGCTTTTGGACTGTGCCTGTCTATAAGCTCATCAAGAGCCGCAGTAAGTTTTTTTTCACCGCCGAAAACAACATCAAGCTCTTGCAGATCTGTTGAAAACGAAAGTCTGTGGAGTTCCGGACCACTCGACAGTGCTCCGCGAATGTCCCACGTATAAACTGCACAGCCAATAGGGCCATGAACAAGGTGCAATGCATCAGCAATAGGGTAGAGCACAACTCTTGATCCGCAGAAGACGCATGCTCGCTGGCTTACAGCTCCGGCAAGGGATTCTTTGTTACATGCTATTTCAACAGGATTGCCATGACCTGTACGATGAACCTGGTTTCTTCTTTCTTCTAAAATGGCTTCACTCACTGTATTCCCCTTAGTTGATACATCGAAAAATCACATCTTGTATGTTTAGGTTAGTGGTGTTTTGAGAGGCACACTAACTGCGTTTTGTTCCAGTCTCTTGCTTTATAGAAGCCTAAGGCCGTTGCATTGGTTGCATCAGCCAAAAGCTGAGAGCGTTTTGCTCTGTGCTTTTGAGCAAAACTGTTAATGCCCTGTAAAAGTAAACTTCCAATTCCAACATGTTGGTAATGGGGGTGCACAACGACATCTTCAACGAGTAGGGAGAAACCACCTTCCGCTGTTGAAACAAGCAATTGCCCTGTGCACATCCCCACATTTTTATTGTTCAACTCTGCCACAAGGACGCATGAGGAAGGCGAATGTAGCAGGAGTTTTAATCCGTTCTGCTGTTTCACCGCATCGCTTTTAAAGTCGGCTTCAATGGTGAACAGT
This sequence is a window from Halodesulfovibrio sp. MK-HDV. Protein-coding genes within it:
- the nifE gene encoding nitrogenase iron-molybdenum cofactor biosynthesis protein NifE, which translates into the protein MSEAILEERRNQVHRTGHGNPVEIACNKESLAGAVSQRACVFCGSRVVLYPIADALHLVHGPIGCAVYTWDIRGALSSGPELHRLSFSTDLQELDVVFGGEKKLTAALDELIDRHSPKAAFVYSTCIVGIIGDDLEAVCKAMSLKKGIPVLPVMSEGFKGNKRAGYLAACKAMFKLVGTQDISDIPKLSVNILGDFNLAGEIWIIRKYFERMGITVVANITGDGRVKDIGRCHGASLNLVQCSGATLDLAKMMQEKYGTPFIRVSYIGIEDMADSLYQVSDFFKDADPSIVEKTQTLVREELSALMPELARYRRDLEGKKVAMYVGGSFKAFSLIKAFRHLGMKVVMCGSQTGTKEDYAELAEISDPDTILVDDANPLELADFIKEKNVDLFVGGVKERPIAYKLGVGFCDHNHERKEALGGFEGMLNFAKEVHSSVMSPVWNFVPRRANHNKKVKKEAGNV
- a CDS encoding GNAT family N-acetyltransferase, whose product is MNLPHVTIREATEGDIPQLCDLLRILFTIEADFKSDAVKQQNGLKLLLHSPSSCVLVAELNNKNVGMCTGQLLVSTAEGGFSLLVEDVVVHPHYQHVGIGSLLLQGINSFAQKHRAKRSQLLADATNATALGFYKARDWNKTQLVCLSKHH